In Lotus japonicus ecotype B-129 chromosome 5, LjGifu_v1.2, one genomic interval encodes:
- the LOC130721575 gene encoding uncharacterized protein LOC130721575 isoform X2 — MTPDAQSTWELATQFYNDSCITLCNTGCTTRTLEEVMDRLKQLRSKFRRYKSNGSSRAWGPMDKATHLFENLKMTFPKFPNTHPEAPNPEPDTRTRSISPPSRTSTNPFAPYACASAWTGDETVR, encoded by the exons ATGACTCCCGATGCACAGAGTACATGGGAGTTAGCTACCCAGTTTTATAACGATTCATGCATTACCCTATGCAATACTGGGTGTACTACCAGAACACTAGAGGAAGTGATGGACAGACTCAAGCAGTTGAGATCAAAATTCAGGAGATATAAAAGT AATGGTTCTTCCCGTGCATGGGGTCCAATGGACAAAGCCACACACTTGTTTGAGAATTTGAAGATGACTTTCCCAAAGTTTCCCAACACTCATCCCGAAGCCCCTAACCCCGAGCCGGACACGAGGACCAGGAGCATAAGCCCACCAAGCAGAACTTCAACTAATCCTTTTGCGCCATATGCATGTGCCTCTGCTTGGACAGGAG ATGAAACTGTAAGATGA
- the LOC130721575 gene encoding uncharacterized protein LOC130721575 isoform X1 yields the protein MTPDAQSTWELATQFYNDSCITLCNTGCTTRTLEEVMDRLKQLRSKFRRYKSNGSSRAWGPMDKATHLFENLKMTFPKFPNTHPEAPNPEPDTRTRSISPPSRTSTNPFAPYACASAWTGGALNNLTTRIDFVELVQKALKGKTKLSKDKLEEFSYEFLDRCS from the exons ATGACTCCCGATGCACAGAGTACATGGGAGTTAGCTACCCAGTTTTATAACGATTCATGCATTACCCTATGCAATACTGGGTGTACTACCAGAACACTAGAGGAAGTGATGGACAGACTCAAGCAGTTGAGATCAAAATTCAGGAGATATAAAAGT AATGGTTCTTCCCGTGCATGGGGTCCAATGGACAAAGCCACACACTTGTTTGAGAATTTGAAGATGACTTTCCCAAAGTTTCCCAACACTCATCCCGAAGCCCCTAACCCCGAGCCGGACACGAGGACCAGGAGCATAAGCCCACCAAGCAGAACTTCAACTAATCCTTTTGCGCCATATGCATGTGCCTCTGCTTGGACAGGAGGTGCCCTCAATAATCTAACAACCCGTATTGATTTTGTTGAGCTTGTTCAGAAAGCACTAAAGGGGAAAACGAAATTAAGTAAAGATAAGCTTGAAGAGTTTTCCTACGAATTTCTGGATAGGTGTTCTTAG
- the LOC130721048 gene encoding histone H2B.4, translated as MAPKAEKKPAEKKPAAAEKAPAEKKPKAEKKISKDATGSEKKKKRTKKSVETYKIYIFKVLKQVHPDIGISSKAMGIMNSFINDIFEKLAQESSRLARYNKKPTITSREIQTAVRLVLPGELAKHAVSEGTKAVTKFTSS; from the coding sequence ATGGCTCCCAAGGCAGAGAAGAAGCCGGCAGAGAAGAAGCCCGCGGCGGCGGAGAAGGCACCGGCGGAGAAGAAGCCGAAGGCGGAGAAGAAGATCTCGAAGGACGCCACCGGCagcgagaagaagaagaagcgcaCGAAGAAGAGCGTGGAAACCTACAAGATCTACATCTTCAAGGTTCTGAAGCAGGTTCACCCTGACATTGGAATCTCCAGCAAGGCCATGGGGATCATGAACAGCTTCATCAACGACATCTTCGAGAAGCTTGCTCAGGAATCTTCCAGGCTCGCCAGGTACAACAAGAAGCCTACCATAACCTCTCGTGAGATCCAGACTGCAGTGCGTTTGGTTCTTCCTGGTGAATTGGCTAAGCATGCTGTTTCTGAAGGGACTAAGGCTGTGACGAAATTCACCAGTtcttag
- the LOC130716851 gene encoding uncharacterized protein LOC130716851, whose product MKFLDWYLKIGVVSALLGASMELFMIKTGFYDKVTVLESEKRAWENSPEAQAMRDALNPWRHIDAEGTKKS is encoded by the exons ATGAAGTTTCTCGATTGGTACTTGAAGATCGGGGTTGTGTCAGCTTTGCTTGGGGCTTCTATGGAACTGTTCATGATCAAAACTGGCTTCT ATGATAAAGTAACCGTTTTGGAGTCAGAAAAACGTGCATGGGAGAATTCCCCTGAAGCTCAGGCAATGAGAGATGCTCTCAACCCTTGGAGACATATTGATGCAGAAGGAACAAAGAAGTCCTGA